In Sphingomonas sp. LT1P40, the following are encoded in one genomic region:
- a CDS encoding response regulator: MASRPVTDPEPPQLTLPLAIAVGAGVVAAVTVLLVTDSLAVAAGFAAAALVIAGAMFLAARLFPSAATDEAAIDWSVAHTLASMSSNALAVTDRAGRLVCANDRFGTLFPGYPAPPNLIVGDWAGAQLGSAGRSAWRDGQASSGAFDVAGTKLTAHITRVGDSMLVWRFSGTDVADLAKQAQALVAGASGDRLGLAGVMMALLGSDGRVRAANRVLRVRAMGDESAMIEGRDFTRFLITDNIGIVRFEREGLSGTPLRVLEIPFLDGDNAPMLVALIDEELAVAHPAIGDGAAAHVRSLISLLPAGIALVGGDGRFVHMNDAFVRAAHVNSANPPLYPGDLVVREDKGALADAIRRFATGAAHSADMTVRFAEAPDEAVSLSIAAARGLGEAAVLLSLRDAGEEGRLKRQVAQAIKMQAVGQLAGGVAHDFNNILTAVIGHCDLMLMRHAPGDSDYDDIQQILLNSNRAAALTRQLLAFSRQQTLRPQTLQLPDVISEVSNLLKRLLGETVDLVVGHGRNLGPVRADPGQLEQVVVNLAVNARDAMLSKNPNGGGTLTIETFAVTANDVRAMDDDVLPIGDYTALRVSDTGSGIPIDALAHIWEPFFTTKEVGKGTGLGLSTVYGIIKQSGGFIFAESPKGQGAVFTIYLPVTTAAETPGKAPTVKAVQGDLWGSGTVLLVEDEAMVRAVAERALTRQGYTVLTAENGEAALELLEKSGKPDLLISDVVMPTMDGPTMVRIVRKRYPDLPILFMSGYAEEQLRKSIDLDNVAFLPKPFSVQQLAEAARAVLTAK, encoded by the coding sequence ATGGCTTCGCGTCCCGTTACTGATCCTGAACCGCCGCAATTGACCCTGCCGCTCGCCATTGCGGTGGGCGCGGGCGTTGTCGCGGCGGTGACAGTGCTGCTGGTCACGGATTCGCTGGCGGTGGCGGCGGGATTTGCCGCAGCCGCGCTGGTGATTGCCGGCGCAATGTTTCTCGCCGCCCGGCTGTTCCCATCGGCTGCGACGGATGAGGCCGCGATCGACTGGTCGGTGGCGCACACGCTGGCGTCGATGAGCAGCAACGCGCTGGCCGTCACCGATCGCGCCGGACGGCTGGTGTGCGCCAACGATCGCTTCGGTACACTGTTTCCCGGCTACCCCGCTCCCCCGAACCTGATCGTCGGCGATTGGGCCGGAGCGCAATTGGGGTCGGCTGGCCGGTCGGCGTGGCGTGACGGGCAGGCGTCGAGCGGCGCGTTCGACGTGGCCGGCACCAAATTGACCGCACACATCACCCGCGTGGGCGATTCGATGCTGGTATGGCGCTTTTCCGGCACCGACGTCGCCGATCTCGCGAAGCAGGCGCAGGCATTGGTGGCGGGCGCATCGGGCGACCGGCTGGGGCTGGCTGGCGTGATGATGGCGTTGCTAGGATCCGACGGCCGCGTCCGCGCCGCCAATCGCGTGTTGCGGGTGCGAGCAATGGGTGACGAGAGCGCCATGATCGAAGGCCGCGATTTCACTCGTTTCCTCATCACCGACAATATCGGCATCGTCCGGTTCGAGCGCGAGGGACTGTCCGGTACGCCACTCCGCGTTCTCGAAATCCCGTTCCTTGACGGCGACAACGCACCGATGCTGGTCGCTTTGATCGACGAGGAACTTGCGGTCGCGCACCCCGCGATTGGCGACGGTGCCGCCGCGCATGTCCGGTCGCTAATCTCGCTGTTGCCCGCCGGGATCGCACTGGTCGGCGGGGACGGGCGTTTCGTCCATATGAACGACGCCTTCGTCCGTGCCGCGCATGTCAATTCGGCCAACCCGCCGCTCTATCCCGGCGATCTGGTGGTGCGTGAGGACAAGGGCGCGCTGGCCGACGCGATCCGGCGCTTTGCGACCGGCGCTGCACATTCGGCGGACATGACCGTCCGCTTCGCCGAAGCGCCGGACGAAGCGGTTTCGCTGTCGATCGCCGCCGCGCGTGGACTGGGGGAGGCGGCGGTGCTGCTGTCCTTGCGCGATGCCGGCGAAGAGGGCCGCCTCAAACGCCAAGTCGCACAGGCGATCAAGATGCAGGCGGTCGGCCAGCTTGCCGGCGGTGTCGCGCACGATTTCAACAACATCCTGACCGCGGTGATCGGCCATTGTGATCTGATGCTGATGCGCCACGCCCCCGGCGACAGCGATTATGACGATATCCAGCAGATTCTGCTCAACTCGAACCGCGCCGCCGCGCTGACCCGTCAGCTGCTCGCCTTCTCCCGGCAACAGACGCTGCGGCCACAAACGTTGCAATTGCCGGATGTGATTTCCGAAGTGTCGAACCTGCTCAAGCGACTACTGGGCGAGACCGTCGATCTGGTTGTCGGCCATGGCCGCAACCTCGGTCCCGTCCGAGCTGATCCAGGGCAGCTGGAGCAGGTCGTCGTCAACCTCGCGGTGAATGCGCGTGATGCGATGCTGTCGAAAAACCCCAATGGCGGCGGCACGCTGACGATCGAGACCTTCGCGGTCACCGCGAACGACGTGCGCGCGATGGACGACGATGTCTTGCCGATCGGTGATTACACGGCGCTACGCGTCTCCGACACCGGCAGCGGCATCCCGATCGACGCGCTCGCCCATATCTGGGAGCCCTTCTTCACGACCAAGGAGGTCGGCAAGGGCACCGGCCTGGGTCTCTCCACCGTTTATGGCATCATCAAACAATCGGGCGGGTTCATCTTCGCGGAGAGTCCGAAGGGGCAGGGGGCGGTGTTCACCATCTACTTGCCGGTCACCACCGCCGCCGAAACCCCCGGCAAGGCACCGACCGTAAAGGCGGTGCAGGGCGATCTGTGGGGCAGCGGCACCGTGCTTCTGGTCGAGGACGAAGCGATGGTCCGCGCCGTTGCCGAACGCGCGCTGACGCGACAGGGCTATACCGTGCTGACAGCGGAAAATGGCGAGGCGGCGCTGGAACTGCTCGAAAAATCGGGCAAGCCCGATCTGCTGATCTCGGACGTGGTCATGCCGACGATGGACGGGCCGACGATGGTGCGGATCGTGCGCAAACGCTATCCCGATCTCCCGATCCTGTTCATGTCGGGCTATGCCGAGGAGCAATTGCGCAAGTCGATCGACCTCGACAATGTCGCGTTCCTCCCCAAACCCTTTTCGGTTCAACAGCTTGCGGAAGCCGCAAGGGCCGTTCTGACAGCGAAATAA
- a CDS encoding adenosine deaminase translates to MTNLDAFITRLPKAELHLHIEGSLEPELMFALAKRNRVAIPFDSVEAVRAAYEFSNLQDFLDIYYAGADVLRVEQDFYDLADAYFARAAADGVVHTEIFFDPQTHTDRGIPLQVAADGLLAAMRDAEARHGLSSKLILCFLRHLDEDAAFATLTAAEPWLDRITGVGLDSSEVGHPPEKFARVFAAAGDLGLKRVAHAGEEGPPDYVWQALDILKIDRLDHGNRSLEDPALVRRLAAEGMTLTVCPLSNLKLCVVPDMDAHPIDQMLAEGLRATINSDDPAYFGGYVGENYRAVAAARGLGKAELATLARNSLAGSFLDDAAKAAHVARLDAFVAAN, encoded by the coding sequence ATGACCAATCTCGACGCCTTCATTACCCGCCTGCCCAAGGCGGAACTGCATCTGCACATCGAGGGGAGCCTGGAGCCGGAACTGATGTTCGCGCTGGCGAAGCGGAACCGGGTGGCGATTCCGTTCGACAGTGTCGAGGCGGTGCGGGCGGCATATGAATTCAGCAACCTGCAAGATTTTCTCGACATCTATTATGCCGGGGCGGACGTGCTGCGGGTCGAGCAGGATTTTTACGATCTGGCGGATGCCTATTTCGCGCGCGCCGCCGCCGATGGCGTTGTGCACACGGAGATTTTCTTCGACCCGCAAACGCATACCGATCGCGGCATTCCGCTTCAGGTGGCGGCCGACGGATTGCTGGCGGCGATGCGCGATGCGGAGGCGCGGCATGGGTTGAGCTCGAAGCTGATCCTGTGTTTTCTGCGCCATCTGGACGAGGACGCGGCGTTCGCCACGCTGACGGCGGCGGAGCCGTGGCTGGACCGCATTACCGGCGTCGGGCTGGACTCGTCGGAGGTCGGGCATCCGCCGGAGAAGTTCGCACGCGTGTTCGCGGCGGCGGGCGATCTGGGGCTGAAGCGCGTGGCGCATGCCGGGGAAGAAGGACCGCCGGACTATGTGTGGCAGGCGCTGGATATTCTGAAGATCGACCGGCTGGATCATGGCAACCGATCGCTGGAGGATCCGGCGCTGGTGCGGCGGCTGGCGGCGGAGGGGATGACGCTGACGGTATGTCCGCTGTCCAATCTGAAACTGTGCGTGGTGCCGGACATGGATGCGCATCCGATTGACCAGATGCTGGCAGAGGGATTGCGCGCGACGATCAATTCGGACGATCCGGCCTATTTCGGCGGTTATGTCGGGGAGAATTACCGCGCGGTGGCGGCGGCGCGCGGGCTGGGCAAGGCGGAACTGGCGACGCTGGCGCGCAACAGTCTCGCCGGATCGTTTCTGGATGACGCGGCGAAAGCGGCGCATGTGGCGCGGCTCGACGCGTTTGTGGCGGCGAACTGA
- a CDS encoding M13 family metallopeptidase — MRLFLVSALLAGTALTSACAPTMTAEAPATPTTAPAAAKPQLGSFGFDETGMEKTVAPGDDFYAYANGSWAKNTPIPADKSNYGMFTALGDLSNDRVRGILDAVKDDQSSMIGRAYSSYLDTASVEAKGLAPIQPWLNRIKALENKAGYSALVVEAAKNGVGGPVGGYVGQDDKLPQNYIFTMFQGGTGLPDRDMYLLDNPKMVAIRTAYVAHLTRMLTLAGEAEAAARAQAVMAMETEIAKVQWTREDASDATKTYNKYTLAQTAQFSTPTLDLPTMLKASSPKITEVLIGQPSAVKGIAQILDKAPLAVLKDQMLLRSLNGLSNYLPDAIANENFAFYGTTLQGTPQREERWKRAVGFAEGSLGDAVGKEYAARYFPAEYKAEMNKLVANVLDAMGRRIDGLEWMQPQTKARAKAKLKNFTVKVGYPDKWRDYTGLEVRTDDLFGNAIRSNQFDYQYSMDKLGQPVRKWEWGMLPQTVNAYANFGMMEVVFPAAILQPPFFDPKADPAVNYGAIGAVIGHEISHHFDDQGAKYNEKGELSDWWTPADVKAFEAASKQLVAQYDAYEVFPGENVKGEFTLGENIGDLAGLTIAYDAYKHSLNGATAPVIDGFSGDQRFHLGWAQVWRRNYREANLRGRLLTDPHSPSTQRAWVVRNLDPWYAAFDVKPGAKLYLEPSKRVRIW, encoded by the coding sequence ATGCGTCTTTTCCTCGTCTCCGCTCTTCTCGCTGGCACCGCGCTGACCAGCGCCTGTGCGCCCACCATGACGGCAGAGGCACCCGCCACGCCAACGACGGCACCGGCCGCCGCCAAACCGCAGCTCGGCAGCTTCGGTTTCGATGAAACCGGGATGGAAAAGACCGTCGCACCGGGCGACGATTTCTACGCCTATGCCAATGGCAGCTGGGCGAAGAACACGCCGATTCCCGCCGATAAATCCAACTACGGCATGTTCACCGCGCTCGGCGATCTGTCGAACGATCGCGTGCGCGGCATTCTCGATGCGGTGAAGGACGATCAATCGAGCATGATCGGTCGTGCCTATTCCAGCTATCTCGACACCGCATCGGTCGAGGCGAAGGGGCTGGCCCCGATCCAGCCATGGCTGAATCGGATCAAGGCGCTTGAGAACAAGGCGGGCTATTCCGCGCTCGTGGTGGAAGCCGCTAAGAACGGCGTCGGCGGACCCGTCGGCGGCTATGTCGGGCAGGACGACAAGCTGCCGCAAAATTACATCTTCACGATGTTTCAGGGCGGCACCGGATTGCCCGATCGTGACATGTATCTGCTCGACAACCCCAAGATGGTGGCGATCCGCACCGCTTATGTCGCGCATCTGACACGGATGCTGACGCTGGCGGGCGAGGCAGAAGCCGCCGCGCGTGCGCAGGCCGTGATGGCGATGGAAACCGAAATCGCGAAAGTCCAGTGGACCCGCGAAGATGCGTCCGATGCCACCAAAACTTACAATAAATATACGCTGGCACAGACCGCACAGTTCTCGACCCCGACGCTCGACCTGCCGACGATGCTGAAGGCGTCCAGCCCGAAAATCACCGAAGTGCTGATCGGCCAGCCCAGCGCGGTGAAGGGCATTGCGCAGATTCTGGACAAGGCACCGCTGGCAGTGCTGAAGGACCAGATGCTGCTGCGCAGCCTGAACGGTCTGTCCAACTATCTGCCCGACGCCATCGCCAACGAGAATTTCGCATTTTACGGCACCACGTTGCAGGGGACGCCACAGCGTGAGGAGCGATGGAAGCGCGCCGTCGGCTTTGCCGAGGGGTCGCTGGGCGATGCCGTGGGCAAGGAATATGCCGCACGCTATTTCCCGGCCGAGTACAAGGCGGAGATGAACAAGCTCGTCGCCAACGTGCTCGACGCGATGGGCCGCCGCATCGACGGTCTGGAATGGATGCAGCCGCAGACCAAGGCGCGCGCCAAGGCCAAGCTGAAGAACTTTACCGTCAAGGTCGGCTATCCCGACAAATGGCGGGATTATACCGGGTTGGAGGTCAGGACCGACGATCTGTTCGGCAACGCCATCCGATCGAACCAGTTCGATTATCAGTACAGCATGGACAAGCTCGGTCAGCCGGTGCGTAAATGGGAATGGGGCATGCTGCCGCAGACCGTGAATGCCTATGCCAATTTCGGCATGATGGAGGTCGTGTTCCCTGCCGCGATCCTGCAACCGCCCTTCTTCGATCCGAAAGCCGATCCGGCGGTGAATTACGGCGCGATCGGGGCGGTGATCGGGCATGAGATCAGCCACCATTTCGACGATCAGGGCGCAAAATATAACGAGAAGGGCGAGCTGTCCGACTGGTGGACCCCCGCCGACGTCAAAGCGTTCGAGGCGGCCAGCAAGCAGTTGGTCGCGCAATATGACGCTTACGAAGTTTTTCCGGGTGAGAATGTGAAGGGCGAATTCACGCTGGGCGAGAATATCGGCGATCTGGCCGGACTGACCATTGCTTATGACGCCTACAAACACTCGCTGAACGGCGCGACCGCGCCGGTGATCGACGGCTTCAGCGGCGACCAGCGCTTCCACCTCGGCTGGGCGCAAGTGTGGCGGCGCAACTACCGCGAAGCGAATCTGCGCGGTCGGCTGCTGACGGATCCGCACAGCCCGTCCACCCAGCGCGCCTGGGTCGTCCGCAACCTCGACCCCTGGTATGCCGCATTCGACGTGAAGCCGGGCGCTAAACTCTATCTGGAACCGTCAAAGCGCGTTCGCATCTGGTGA
- a CDS encoding DUF2062 domain-containing protein, producing MPTREGMEQNRWLRPVAHRVLAPELWRFTRRSVPRGVALGMITGIMLPVAQIVFSAILALPFRANVPVAALTTFITNPFTTPPLWVAAYWVGRKILHFDATVPGQPIATHVANDSWLNWLWSEAGPSLITGLVTITIVASILGYLLSVVGWRLWIARKWRKRIKDRSSKVTADT from the coding sequence ATGCCGACGCGGGAGGGTATGGAGCAGAATCGCTGGCTCCGCCCCGTTGCGCACCGCGTGCTGGCCCCGGAGTTGTGGCGTTTCACCCGCCGTTCGGTGCCGCGCGGCGTGGCACTTGGCATGATTACCGGCATCATGCTCCCGGTCGCGCAGATCGTCTTCTCGGCCATTCTCGCGTTGCCGTTTCGTGCCAACGTGCCGGTGGCAGCGCTGACCACATTCATCACCAATCCGTTCACGACCCCGCCTTTGTGGGTCGCGGCTTATTGGGTCGGGCGCAAGATCCTGCACTTCGACGCGACGGTGCCGGGGCAGCCGATCGCCACCCACGTTGCCAACGACAGCTGGCTGAACTGGCTGTGGTCAGAGGCGGGACCGTCGCTGATCACCGGCTTGGTGACGATCACCATCGTCGCATCCATCCTGGGCTACCTGCTCAGCGTCGTCGGCTGGCGGCTGTGGATCGCGCGCAAATGGCGCAAGCGTATCAAAGACCGTTCGTCCAAAGTAACCGCCGACACTTGA
- a CDS encoding response regulator: MTTPQRILIVEDEPLIAMMLEDFLDLLGKQVAGIADSVADALPIVAAGEVDAAILDVNLRGGETSWPIADALAAAGIPFVLATGGSGDTVADAHKGRPILPKPFTMDAVEKALAAL; the protein is encoded by the coding sequence ATGACCACCCCCCAACGTATTCTGATCGTCGAAGACGAACCCCTGATCGCCATGATGCTGGAAGATTTTCTGGACCTGCTCGGCAAGCAGGTTGCGGGTATCGCTGACAGCGTTGCGGACGCACTGCCGATCGTCGCCGCAGGCGAAGTCGACGCAGCGATCCTCGACGTAAATTTGCGCGGCGGCGAGACAAGCTGGCCGATCGCGGACGCGCTGGCGGCGGCGGGCATCCCGTTCGTGCTGGCGACCGGGGGCAGCGGCGATACCGTGGCCGATGCGCATAAGGGCCGCCCGATCCTGCCGAAACCCTTCACGATGGACGCGGTCGAGAAGGCGCTGGCTGCGCTTTAA
- the recA gene encoding recombinase RecA: MAASLKVIQGTMGLSPDKQKALDAALAQIDRAFGKGSAMKLGSKETMQVESISTGSLGLDIALGVGGLPRGRVIEVYGPESSGKTTLALHVIAEAQKNGGTAAFVDAEHALDPVYAKKLGVNIDELIVSQPDTGEQALEIVDTLVRSNAIDVLVIDSVAALVPRAEIEGEMGDSHVGLQARLMSQSLRKLTGSISRSRCMVIFINQLRMKIGVMYGNPETTTGGNALKFYASVRLDIRRTGQIKDRDDIVGNATRVKVVKNKVAPPFKQVEFDIMYGEGISKIGEILDLGVKAGLVEKSGAWFSYDSIRIGQGRENSKTFLKENPDICNRIEAAIRTRTDKVAEEMMTGPDAEDDDE, translated from the coding sequence ATGGCAGCTTCCCTTAAGGTGATCCAAGGAACCATGGGCCTTTCTCCGGACAAGCAGAAGGCGCTCGACGCCGCTCTCGCACAGATCGACCGCGCTTTCGGTAAGGGGTCGGCGATGAAGCTCGGCTCGAAAGAGACGATGCAGGTCGAATCGATTTCCACCGGCTCACTCGGGCTGGATATCGCGCTCGGCGTCGGTGGCCTGCCGCGAGGTCGCGTGATCGAGGTTTACGGCCCGGAAAGCTCGGGCAAGACCACGCTGGCGCTGCATGTGATCGCCGAGGCGCAAAAGAATGGCGGCACTGCCGCGTTCGTCGATGCGGAACATGCGCTCGACCCGGTCTATGCCAAGAAGCTGGGCGTCAACATCGATGAGCTGATCGTGTCGCAGCCCGACACCGGCGAACAGGCGCTGGAAATCGTCGATACGCTGGTGCGGTCGAATGCGATCGACGTGCTGGTGATCGATTCGGTCGCAGCCCTGGTGCCGCGCGCGGAGATCGAGGGCGAGATGGGCGACAGCCATGTCGGGCTTCAGGCGCGCCTAATGTCGCAATCGCTGCGCAAGCTGACCGGTTCGATCAGCCGCTCGCGCTGCATGGTTATCTTCATCAACCAGCTGCGCATGAAGATCGGCGTGATGTACGGCAATCCGGAAACCACGACCGGTGGCAATGCGCTCAAATTCTACGCTTCGGTTCGCCTCGATATCCGCCGCACCGGCCAGATCAAGGACCGCGACGATATCGTCGGCAACGCCACCCGCGTGAAGGTGGTGAAGAACAAGGTCGCACCGCCGTTCAAGCAGGTCGAATTCGACATCATGTATGGCGAAGGCATTTCGAAGATTGGCGAGATCCTCGACCTGGGCGTGAAGGCGGGGCTGGTCGAGAAATCGGGCGCATGGTTCAGCTACGACAGCATCCGCATCGGGCAAGGCCGTGAAAACTCCAAGACCTTCCTCAAGGAAAATCCGGATATCTGCAACCGGATCGAGGCGGCCATCCGCACCCGCACCGACAAGGTCGCCGAAGAGATGATGACCGGGCCGGATGCCGAGGACGACGACGAATAA
- a CDS encoding phosphoribosyltransferase, producing MPVFTAVSHDQFVDDVRAIAAAITDDADWRADFIIGIGRGGLAPAVYLSHATGMSMLSVDHSSQVHDFADAPLERLAERTRAGERLLFLDDINDSGATIAKLRAKMADAGAVMDGVRFATLLDNIASSQRVEYAARTIDRNVTKDWFVFPWEAVAPSASLEADAAELPERIA from the coding sequence ATGCCGGTGTTCACAGCCGTGTCGCACGATCAGTTCGTGGATGACGTGCGCGCGATTGCTGCGGCGATCACGGACGATGCCGACTGGCGGGCTGACTTTATCATCGGGATCGGGCGCGGCGGGCTGGCCCCGGCGGTGTATTTGAGCCACGCTACGGGCATGTCGATGCTGTCGGTGGATCATTCGTCGCAGGTGCATGACTTTGCCGATGCGCCGCTGGAACGGCTGGCCGAGCGGACACGCGCGGGTGAGCGGTTGCTGTTCCTCGACGATATCAACGACAGCGGCGCGACGATCGCCAAGCTGCGCGCGAAGATGGCGGACGCGGGTGCGGTGATGGACGGGGTGCGGTTCGCCACATTGCTAGACAATATCGCATCGAGTCAGCGGGTTGAATATGCCGCGCGGACGATCGACCGGAACGTGACCAAGGACTGGTTCGTGTTTCCGTGGGAAGCCGTCGCGCCATCGGCCTCGCTGGAAGCGGATGCGGCGGAATTGCCAGAACGGATCGCTTAA
- the smpB gene encoding SsrA-binding protein SmpB, which produces MARPRPLEFDKKKIVAENRRARFEYFIEDVYEAGIALQGTEVKALRGGEGSIAEAYAEVKNDQVFLVNANIPEFSHGNRFNHEPKRPRKLLLHQRQIKKFHGAVARDGMTLVPLSVYFNSQGRAKVELALAKGKKNHDKRETVKERDWKREQGRLMRDRG; this is translated from the coding sequence ATGGCACGTCCCCGTCCCCTAGAATTCGACAAGAAAAAGATCGTCGCCGAGAACCGGCGCGCGCGCTTCGAGTATTTTATCGAGGACGTCTATGAAGCGGGAATCGCGCTTCAGGGGACCGAGGTAAAGGCGTTGCGCGGCGGCGAAGGGTCGATTGCGGAGGCCTATGCCGAGGTGAAGAACGACCAGGTGTTTCTGGTCAACGCCAACATCCCCGAATTCAGCCACGGCAACCGCTTTAATCACGAACCGAAGCGTCCCCGTAAATTGCTCCTTCATCAACGCCAGATAAAGAAGTTCCATGGCGCGGTGGCGCGCGACGGGATGACCCTCGTGCCGCTATCCGTTTACTTTAACAGCCAGGGCCGGGCGAAAGTCGAGCTCGCGCTGGCGAAGGGCAAGAAGAATCACGACAAGCGTGAGACGGTTAAGGAACGGGACTGGAAGCGTGAACAGGGAAGGCTCATGCGCGACCGTGGCTGA
- the dapA gene encoding 4-hydroxy-tetrahydrodipicolinate synthase, translating into MFSGSIPALVTPFRNGSFDEAAFRDFVEWQIAEGSSALVPVGTTGEAATLSKDEHFEVVRVCADQVHGRVPVIAGTGSNDTRVAIGNVQAAKEAGADAVLMVPPYYNRPSQEGIFLHFEAVAAACDLPIILYNVPARTATDIQPETVIRLVQSLPGKFVAIKDATGDLTRVSKHRAALGASFAQLSGNDETALAFNAMGGAGCISVAANVAPKLCAQFQAAWAEGDEVVALALHDRLFALHLALFTDASPGPVKYAVNKLRPAISAELRLPMAPPSDASRAAVDAAMAAAGII; encoded by the coding sequence ATGTTTTCCGGTTCCATCCCCGCATTGGTCACGCCATTCCGTAACGGCAGCTTCGACGAGGCCGCATTCCGCGATTTCGTCGAATGGCAGATCGCCGAAGGATCGTCGGCGCTGGTCCCGGTAGGTACGACTGGCGAGGCGGCGACGCTGTCGAAGGACGAGCATTTCGAGGTCGTGCGCGTCTGTGCCGATCAGGTGCACGGGCGCGTGCCGGTGATCGCCGGGACCGGATCGAACGATACGCGCGTCGCCATCGGCAACGTGCAGGCGGCGAAGGAAGCGGGTGCCGATGCGGTGCTGATGGTCCCGCCCTATTACAACCGCCCGAGCCAGGAGGGCATCTTCCTGCATTTTGAGGCAGTGGCGGCGGCATGCGATCTGCCGATCATCCTCTATAACGTGCCCGCACGCACCGCGACCGACATCCAGCCGGAAACAGTCATCCGCCTCGTGCAGAGCCTCCCCGGCAAGTTCGTCGCGATCAAGGATGCGACCGGCGACCTGACCCGCGTGTCGAAGCATCGCGCAGCGCTGGGGGCCAGCTTCGCGCAACTATCGGGCAATGACGAAACCGCGCTGGCGTTCAACGCGATGGGCGGGGCAGGGTGCATCTCGGTCGCCGCCAACGTCGCGCCAAAGCTGTGCGCGCAGTTTCAGGCGGCATGGGCGGAGGGTGATGAGGTCGTCGCGCTGGCGCTCCACGACCGGCTTTTTGCGCTGCATCTGGCACTGTTCACCGATGCCTCACCGGGGCCGGTCAAGTACGCCGTCAACAAGCTGCGCCCCGCCATCTCCGCCGAACTGCGCCTGCCGATGGCCCCGCCGTCCGACGCGAGCAGGGCTGCGGTCGATGCGGCGATGGCGGCGGCGGGGATTATCTGA
- a CDS encoding DNA-3-methyladenine glycosylase I, translated as MSERTRCRWAGNDPLMIAYHDEEWGVPVRDSRTLWEMLMLEGFQAGLSWSIILKRREGFRAAFADWDPAKVAAFDDADIERLMADPGIIRARAKIVATINGARIFLAMKDAGEDFGDWVWALAGDAPVKGDGVTLPAQTATSESVSKALKARGFKFVGPVIVYAWMQAVGMVNDHSVGCFRRLAV; from the coding sequence ATGAGCGAACGAACGCGATGCCGCTGGGCCGGGAACGACCCGTTGATGATCGCCTATCACGATGAGGAATGGGGCGTACCGGTACGCGATTCCCGGACGCTGTGGGAAATGCTGATGCTCGAGGGATTTCAGGCAGGCCTGTCATGGTCGATCATCCTGAAGCGGCGTGAGGGCTTTCGTGCGGCGTTCGCGGACTGGGATCCGGCAAAGGTCGCTGCATTCGACGACGCCGATATCGAGCGTCTGATGGCGGACCCCGGCATTATCCGCGCGCGGGCGAAGATCGTGGCAACGATCAACGGCGCGCGCATCTTCCTGGCGATGAAGGATGCGGGCGAGGATTTCGGCGATTGGGTGTGGGCGCTGGCGGGCGATGCACCGGTGAAAGGGGATGGCGTCACCCTGCCGGCACAGACCGCGACGTCCGAATCGGTATCGAAGGCGCTGAAGGCGCGCGGGTTCAAGTTCGTGGGACCAGTAATCGTTTATGCGTGGATGCAGGCGGTGGGAATGGTGAATGACCATAGCGTCGGCTGCTTCCGGCGGTTAGCGGTTTAG